From a region of the Triticum aestivum cultivar Chinese Spring chromosome 7D, IWGSC CS RefSeq v2.1, whole genome shotgun sequence genome:
- the LOC123164130 gene encoding putative F-box protein At3g52320: protein MSTPVDRARPWEDGRKSTGIRSSSSLPSGSETAAERLTEDLLVEILSRVPARPLCRFKCVSKHWLGLINDRTYRRKLPQTLTGFFFSGTTEEQLVHPVLPFTNLSGSRSRTSLTFLPNGRDAFLLDCCNGFLLYDVSAHLGKRRYVVCNPATEEWTELPHCDHPAGWVLCA from the exons ATGTCCACACCGGTGGATCGAGCTCGCCCGTGGGAGGACGGACGCAAATCAACTGGCATCAG gtcatcctcttctcttcccaGCGGCAGCGAGACGGCGGCCGAGAGACTCACCGAGGACCTCCTAGTCGAGATACTCTCGCGCGTGCCCGCCAGGCCGCTCTGCCGCTTCAAGTGCGTCTCCAAGCACTGGCTCGGCCTCATCAACGACCGCACCTACCGCCGGAAGCTCCCCCAGACCCTGACCGGCTTCTTCTTCAGCGGCACCACGGAGGAGCAATTGGTACATCCAGTTCTTCCTTTCACCAATTTATCCGGGAGCCGCAGTCGCACCAGTCTTACCTTCCTGCCCAACGGCCGGGACGCCTTTCTTTTGGACTGCTGCAATGGCTTCCTTCTCTACGACGTATCTGCCCATCTTGGCAAGCGCCGTTACGTCGTGTGCAATCCTGCCACGGAGGAATGGACTGAGTTGCCGCATTGCGACCATCCGGCTGGGTGGGTATTGTGCGCTTAG